GCTCAAGGTGCACAGGCTCGACAGCACCTGCCGCTTGGTGGATCGGGTGAAGCCGCTGGTGGCCGCCCCGACCGGCGGTGAATTCCGCTCGGACGTCGGCAAGCTGACGATCACCCCCGCCGGCCGCTGGTCGACGGAGAGCGCGGGCCGCGCCGGAAGCTTCGACAAGGACTCCAACGCGATCTCGGCCCGCACGGCGACGGACCTGGACCTCACCACCCTGGTCCGGCTCGGCGGCCCCGACCCGGACACCGGCGGCGCCCTCTCCCTCCTATGGCGCGCCTCCTCCGACGGCACCGACGCCTACTGCCTCAACATCGACCCCGACCTGCGAGTGATCCGCCTGGTCGCCAAGGCCGACGGCTACTTCGACGACGCCAAAGCCCTCGCCCGCGTCCCAGCCCTGGTCCGCCGCGGCACGACGTACCCCGTCCGCGTCCTCACCGAGGGCGACCGCATCCAGGTGTTCCTCAACGGCACCCGGATCATCGACGTGACGGACACGACGTACACAAGCGGACACGTCGGCTTGAACGTGTTCGGGGGGAGGGCGGCGTACCAGGACACGTACGTGCGGGAGTAACCTGTGTGACCTGCAAAAACGTCATGAACGGACACTGATCGGCCAGGACCGCCAAGATCCTCAAAGGACTCACATCCGTCGGCCGTGGGTTCGAGTCCCACCCGCCCCACCTGTGCAGGCTTCTGACCTGCGGAAACGTGCATCTATGGGTGTCGGATCGTCAACTTTGCCTGAACGGACTGAAATCCGCTGCTCGCGACTTCGGAGCTGGGCGAGCCGGGTGATGGCCGCGCGGTAGGCGGTTGGGTCGGGGAGGACGGCGGGGCGGACGTTGAGGTCGACCGCGACCGCGTGCCCAGGGGCGTCGTGCACTCGGCGGCACGTCTCGACGACCCGGGTCGCCCCCGGCTCGACCACCCCTGCCAGCGAACCGGTGTGCAGCAGAGTCACGTCAGGGCCGAGGGCGAGGTCCTCGGGGTCCCAGCGGCCAGGAAGTCGTACGTGGCCGCCCCTGTGGCGGTGTCCACGTAGGCGAGGGCGACTGTGGTGCGGCGGGAGGCGCTGGGCAGGCGGTGGACCGGCACACCGGTGGTGGCGAGATGGGCGCCGATCAGGGCGCCGGGGGCGTCGTCGCCCCAGCAGCTCATCGAGGTCGCCGTCCTGCCCAGGCGGTGGAGGCCGACGGCAACGTTGGCCGGGCTTCCGCCGGGGTGCGGTGTGAGGTGGTCGGCGCCGGTGCGCCAGACCAAGTCGACGAGTACCTCACCTGTCACGGCGATGGTCAAGGCGGATGTCCTTTCTGATGGCTGCGGATCGTGCAAAGGGGGAGGGCGCGCCAGTAGCGGGGAGTTTGTTGACTGACGCGCCCGGTCTGTGTCCCGTCAGTCCTGCTGGAGCCAGACGGCGGTGTCCGCCGGCAGCAGGCCGCTGTCGAGCGGGCCAGACGCCAGCAGCACTGTGCAGGCTTCGGGAAGGGGGAGGGGCTGTTCGCTGAGGTTGACCGCGCAGGACACGCCGTCGCCTCGTTCGAAGAGCAGGGTGCCGTCCGGGCTGTCGAGCCAGCGGAAGTCCTCGCCCCGCAGGCCTGGGTGGGTGCGGCGCAGGCGCAGGGCGGAGCGGTAGAGCTGGAGCATGGAGGTGCGGTCGGCCTGGTTGGCCTCGGCGGTGTAGGACTTCCAGTTTTCGGGCTGGGGGAGCCAGGGGGCGGCTTCGGCGGTGCTGAAGCCGAAGGGTGGGGTGTCGCCGGTCCAGGGGAGGGGGACGCGGCAGCCGTCGCGGCCTCGGACGGTGTGGCCGGAGCGTTCCCAGGTGGGGTCCTGGAGCGCCGACTCGGGGAGGTCTTCGACCTCGTAGAGGCCGAGTTCCTCGCCCTGGTAGATGTACGCGCTGCCGGGCAGGGCCAGCATGAGCAGGGCGGCTGCGCGGGCGCGGCGGGTACCGAGGGCCAGGTCGGAGGGGTGGTGCCGGTCGCGCAGCGGGGTCGTCACGCCGGTGTGGGCGCGGCCGTAGCGGGTGACGTGGCGTGTCTCGTCGTGGTTGGAGAGGACCCAGGTGGCGGGGGCACCGACCTTCGCCAGATCGGTGATCGTGCGGTCGATCACCTCCCTCAACTTGTCGGCCTCCAAGGCGCACTTGAGGAAGTCGAAGTTGAAGGCGGTGTGGAGTTCGTCGGGGCGCAGGTAGTGGGCGAGGCGGCCG
This Streptomyces sp. NBC_00377 DNA region includes the following protein-coding sequences:
- a CDS encoding PfkB family carbohydrate kinase, with amino-acid sequence MTIAVTGEVLVDLVWRTGADHLTPHPGGSPANVAVGLHRLGRTATSMSCWGDDAPGALIGAHLATTGVPVHRLPSASRRTTVALAYVDTATGAATYDFLAAGTPRTSPSALT